A single window of Gavia stellata isolate bGavSte3 chromosome 14, bGavSte3.hap2, whole genome shotgun sequence DNA harbors:
- the RAB9B gene encoding ras-related protein Rab-9B encodes MSGKSLLLKVILLGDGGVGKSSLMNRYVTNKFDSQAFHTIGVEFLNRDLEVDGRFVTLQIWDTAGQERFKSLRTPFYRGADCCLLTFSVDDRQSFENLSNWQKEFVYYADVKDPEHFPFVVLGNKIDKLERQVSTEEAQAWCMENGNYPYLETSAKDDTNVAVAFEEAVRQVLAVEEQLEHCMLGHTIDLHSSSKSGSSCC; translated from the coding sequence ATGAGTGGGAAGTCCTTGCTCTTAAAGGTCATTCTCCTCGGGGATGGTGGAGTTGGGAAAAGTTCCCTCATGAACCGGTACGTCACCAACAAGTTTGACTCACAGGCTTTCCACACGATTGGTGTGGAGTTTTTAAACCGGGACCTGGAGGTGGATGGACGTTTTGTGACCCTCCAGATTTGGGACACTGCGGGACAGGAGAGATTCAAGAGCCTGCGAACCCCCTTTTACAGGGGAGCAGACTGCTGCCTGCTGACCTTCAGTGTGGATGACCGGCAGAGCTTTGAGAACCTCAGTAACTGGCAGAAGGAGTTTGTCTATTATGCTGACGTGAAGGACCCTGAACACTTCCCATTTGTAGTCCTGGGCAACAAGATAGACAAACTTGAGAGACAAGTGAGCACAGAGGAGGCCCAGGCCTGGTGCATGGAAAATGGTAACTATCCCTACCTGGAGACTAGTGCCAAGGATGACACCAATGTGGCAGTGGCCTTTGAAGAGGCTGTGCGACAGGTGCTGGCGGTGGAGGAGCAGCTAGAGCACTGCATGCTGGGCCACACCATTGACCTGCACTCCAGCTCCAAATCAGGGTCTTCCTGTTGTTAA
- the LOC132318169 gene encoding thymosin beta-15A homolog — protein sequence MCDKPDLSEVEKFDKKKLKKTNTEEKNTLPSKETIEQEKECVKSS from the exons ATGTGTGACAAGCCAGACCTCTCGGAGGTGGAGAAATTCGacaagaagaagctgaagaagacCAACACGGAGGAGAAGAACACGCTGCCCTCCAAGGAGA ctattgagcaggagaaggaatGTGTGAAGTCTTCCTAG
- the PRPS1 gene encoding ribose-phosphate pyrophosphokinase 1 isoform X1 has protein sequence MPNIKIFSGSSHQDLSQKIADRLGLELGKVVTKKFSNQETCVEIGESVRGEDVYIVQSGCGEINDNLMELLIMINACKIASASRVTAVIPCFPYARQDKKDKSRAPISAKLVANMLSVAGADHIITMDLHASQIQGFFDIPVDNLYAEPAVLKWIKENIAEWKNCTIVSPDAGGAKRVTSIADRLNVDFALIHKERKKANEVDRMVLVGDVKDRVAILVDDMADTCGTICHAADKLVSAGATKVYAILTHGIFSGPAISRINNACFEAVVVTNTIPQEDKMKQCPKIQVIDISMILAEAIRRTHNGESVSYLFSHVPL, from the exons ATGCCTAATATTAAGATCTTCAGCGGGAGCTCGCACCAGGACCTGTCCCAGAAGATCGCCGACCGCCTCggcctggagctgggcaagGTGGTCACGAAAAAGTTCAGCAACCAGGAGACATG TGTGGAAATAGGTGAGAGTGTACGTGGGGAGGATGTCTACATTGTGCAGAGTGGCTGTGGCGAAATCAATGACAATCTGATGGAGCTCCTTATCATGATAAATGCCTGTAAGATTGCCTCAGCCAGCAGAGTCACAGCTGTCATACCCTGCTTCCCTTATGCTCGTCAGGACAAAAAGGACAAG AGTCGAGCTCCAATCTCTGCCAAGCTGGTTGCAAACATGCTGTCTGTGGCAGGTGCAGATCATATAATCACCATGGACCTGCATGCATCTCAGATTCAG ggtttttttgataTCCCTGTTGATAACTTATATGCTGAGCCTGCTGTACTGAAATGGATCAAAGAGAATATTGCAGAGTGGAAGAACTGCACCATTGTTTCACCAGATGCTGGTGGAGCCAAGAG AGTGACCTCCATCGCAGATCGATTGAATGTAGACTTTGCCCTCATTCACAAGGAGCGCAAGAAGGCCAATGAAGTGGATCGTATGGTGCTGGTGGGTGATGTGAAAGACAGAGTGGCTATTCTGGTAGATGATATGGCAGACACATGTGGAACCATCTGTCATGCTGCGGACAA GCTTGTGTCAGCTGGAGCCACCAAAGTTTATGCCATCTTAACTCATGGAATCTTTTCTGGGCCAGCAATTTCTCGGATCAACAATGCCTGTTTTGAGGCAGTTGTAGTCACAAACACAATACCCCAGGAGGACAAGATGAAGCAGTGCCCTAAAATCCAG gtGATCGACATCTCAATGATCCTTGCAGAAGCCATCAGGAGGACTCATAATGGGGAATCTGTCTCCTACCTATTCAGCCATGTCCCTTTATAA
- the PRPS1 gene encoding ribose-phosphate pyrophosphokinase 1 isoform X3, producing MPNIKIFSGSSHQDLSQKIADRLGLELGKVVTKKFSNQETCVEIGESVRGEDVYIVQSGCGEINDNLMELLIMINACKIASASRVTAVIPCFPYARQDKKDKVRDSRAPISAKLVANMLSVAGADHIITMDLHASQIQGFFDIPVDNLYAEPAVLKWIKENIAEWKNCTIVSPDAGGAKRVTSIADRLNVDFALIHKERKKANEVDRMVLVGDVKDRVAILVDDMADTCGTICHAADKLVSAGATKVYAILTHGIFSGPAISRINNACFEAVVVTNTIPQEDKMKQCPKIQVIDISMILAEAIRRTHNGESVSYLFSHVPL from the exons ATGCCTAATATTAAGATCTTCAGCGGGAGCTCGCACCAGGACCTGTCCCAGAAGATCGCCGACCGCCTCggcctggagctgggcaagGTGGTCACGAAAAAGTTCAGCAACCAGGAGACATG TGTGGAAATAGGTGAGAGTGTACGTGGGGAGGATGTCTACATTGTGCAGAGTGGCTGTGGCGAAATCAATGACAATCTGATGGAGCTCCTTATCATGATAAATGCCTGTAAGATTGCCTCAGCCAGCAGAGTCACAGCTGTCATACCCTGCTTCCCTTATGCTCGTCAGGACAAAAAGGACAAGGTAAGGGAT AGTCGAGCTCCAATCTCTGCCAAGCTGGTTGCAAACATGCTGTCTGTGGCAGGTGCAGATCATATAATCACCATGGACCTGCATGCATCTCAGATTCAG ggtttttttgataTCCCTGTTGATAACTTATATGCTGAGCCTGCTGTACTGAAATGGATCAAAGAGAATATTGCAGAGTGGAAGAACTGCACCATTGTTTCACCAGATGCTGGTGGAGCCAAGAG AGTGACCTCCATCGCAGATCGATTGAATGTAGACTTTGCCCTCATTCACAAGGAGCGCAAGAAGGCCAATGAAGTGGATCGTATGGTGCTGGTGGGTGATGTGAAAGACAGAGTGGCTATTCTGGTAGATGATATGGCAGACACATGTGGAACCATCTGTCATGCTGCGGACAA GCTTGTGTCAGCTGGAGCCACCAAAGTTTATGCCATCTTAACTCATGGAATCTTTTCTGGGCCAGCAATTTCTCGGATCAACAATGCCTGTTTTGAGGCAGTTGTAGTCACAAACACAATACCCCAGGAGGACAAGATGAAGCAGTGCCCTAAAATCCAG gtGATCGACATCTCAATGATCCTTGCAGAAGCCATCAGGAGGACTCATAATGGGGAATCTGTCTCCTACCTATTCAGCCATGTCCCTTTATAA
- the PRPS1 gene encoding ribose-phosphate pyrophosphokinase 1 isoform X2, with product MPNIKIFSGSSHQDLSQKIADRLGLELGKVVTKKFSNQETCVEIGESVRGEDVYIVQSGCGEINDNLMELLIMINACKIASASRVTAVIPCFPYARQDKKDKVRDVVKSRAPISAKLVANMLSVAGADHIITMDLHASQIQGFFDIPVDNLYAEPAVLKWIKENIAEWKNCTIVSPDAGGAKRVTSIADRLNVDFALIHKERKKANEVDRMVLVGDVKDRVAILVDDMADTCGTICHAADKLVSAGATKVYAILTHGIFSGPAISRINNACFEAVVVTNTIPQEDKMKQCPKIQVIDISMILAEAIRRTHNGESVSYLFSHVPL from the exons ATGCCTAATATTAAGATCTTCAGCGGGAGCTCGCACCAGGACCTGTCCCAGAAGATCGCCGACCGCCTCggcctggagctgggcaagGTGGTCACGAAAAAGTTCAGCAACCAGGAGACATG TGTGGAAATAGGTGAGAGTGTACGTGGGGAGGATGTCTACATTGTGCAGAGTGGCTGTGGCGAAATCAATGACAATCTGATGGAGCTCCTTATCATGATAAATGCCTGTAAGATTGCCTCAGCCAGCAGAGTCACAGCTGTCATACCCTGCTTCCCTTATGCTCGTCAGGACAAAAAGGACAAGGTAAGGGATGTGGTAAAG AGTCGAGCTCCAATCTCTGCCAAGCTGGTTGCAAACATGCTGTCTGTGGCAGGTGCAGATCATATAATCACCATGGACCTGCATGCATCTCAGATTCAG ggtttttttgataTCCCTGTTGATAACTTATATGCTGAGCCTGCTGTACTGAAATGGATCAAAGAGAATATTGCAGAGTGGAAGAACTGCACCATTGTTTCACCAGATGCTGGTGGAGCCAAGAG AGTGACCTCCATCGCAGATCGATTGAATGTAGACTTTGCCCTCATTCACAAGGAGCGCAAGAAGGCCAATGAAGTGGATCGTATGGTGCTGGTGGGTGATGTGAAAGACAGAGTGGCTATTCTGGTAGATGATATGGCAGACACATGTGGAACCATCTGTCATGCTGCGGACAA GCTTGTGTCAGCTGGAGCCACCAAAGTTTATGCCATCTTAACTCATGGAATCTTTTCTGGGCCAGCAATTTCTCGGATCAACAATGCCTGTTTTGAGGCAGTTGTAGTCACAAACACAATACCCCAGGAGGACAAGATGAAGCAGTGCCCTAAAATCCAG gtGATCGACATCTCAATGATCCTTGCAGAAGCCATCAGGAGGACTCATAATGGGGAATCTGTCTCCTACCTATTCAGCCATGTCCCTTTATAA